In Mytilus edulis chromosome 7, xbMytEdul2.2, whole genome shotgun sequence, a single genomic region encodes these proteins:
- the LOC139481883 gene encoding toll-like receptor 4 — translation MLVLLIVTIVTTVYGIISQRTEYQCSYWEDRHLNLHANCSKRNFTSIPVVLSSIVSLDLSGNQIKVVHNKTFLNLSNLWELNLSFNRIEWLEIGAFLGLERLEILILRKNSLDYNSRHFSKSVFQPLKFLTNLDISLQRGRSEECNATWFSQYIISDLSNLQSIEIDISPDNVFREGFLSLSKLKKVKAGFCVMDANEKTFSNIPHVDQIDITDCVIKSYAVGTFSGRHIKYLNLSSTNPELTVWSNILQDFKHFAIDTLVLSDTIEALRKMWEHLVFNALNKTGVQKLFLDHNEMQRLCLSCEVHDFDLPITLKYLDLSSNKLICFCLSMPHLSSLNLENNNLRDYLRLKTYYPSYPSNLTVINFAFNNLDYLNVSIFHGHQSLRVLNLSNNYFTDIDFDISHLTLLQVLDLSNNRIQKFSEKSMKKLDVLFGSSNVKLNLGENILQCSCDAISFIEWLLDKQDYFSAKNETKCKFANGTTIFLTDFRSTMLQLKENCASRLVLIICISISITSMLVIAIIGIVYRYRWRLRYAYYMIKSKYKRDNIAQTDEQEYTYDAFISYADNEQDFIVRECIPNLEEGGNAKLCIHKRDFLPGNEITYNITNSIHESRKVVCIITKSFLDSYYCMFEFNMARMESIYSRSKENILFLVFLDQFRSKDLPLIMLEHVQNDSYIEYPNDEQGNVVFWEKIKEILK, via the coding sequence ATGCTTGTATTGCTCATCGTGACGATAGTCACAACAGTATATGGAATCATTTCTCAAAGAACAGAATATCAATGCAGTTATTGGGAAGATAGACATCTAAATCTACATGCAAATTGTTCTAAAAGAAACTTTACGTCAATTCCAGTTGTGCTATCAAGCATAGTTTCACTTGACTTAAGCGGTAATCAGATTAAAGTTGTACACAATAAGACATTCCTGAACTTGAGTAATCTTTGGGAGCTGAACTTGTCTTTTAATAGAATAGAATGGTTAGAAATTGGGGCATTTTTGGGGCTCGAAAGGttagaaatattaattttacGAAAGAACAGTCTTGATTACAATAGCCGACATTTTTCTAAATCTGTATTTCAACCTTTGAAGTTTTTAACAAATTTAGATATAAGTCTTCAAAGAGGCAGGTCTGAAGAGTGCAACGCCACCTGGTTTTCACAATATATAATATCTGACCTTTCAAATCTACAAAGTATTGAAATCGACATCTCTCCTGATAATGTGTTTCGTGAGGGATTTTTGtcattatcaaaattaaagaaagtCAAAGCcggattttgtgtcatggatgccAATGAGAAAACATTTTCCAACATACCTCACGTAGACCAAATAGATATAACTGACTGTGTTATAAAATCCTATGCAGTCGGAACATTTTCAGGGCGACATATAAAATATCTCAATCTTAGTTCAACTAATCCTGAGCTAACGGTTTGGTCAAATATTTTGCAAGATTTTAAACATTTCGCCATTGATACACTAGTATTATCAGACACTATCGAAGCTTTACGGAAAATGTGGGAACACCTTGTTTTCAATGCTTTAAACAAAACGGGTGTACAGAAGTTATTTTTAGATCACAATGAAATGCAGAGATTATGTTTGAGTTGTGAAGTCCATGATTTTGACTTACCGATAACTTTAAAGTATTTGGACCTTTCATCAAACAAGTTAATCTGTTTCTGTTTATCAATGCCCCATTTATCGAGTCTGAATTTAGAAAATAACAATCTCCGAGATTATTTAAGATTGAAAACATATTATCCTTCCTATCCATCAAACTTAACGGTAATAAATTTCGCCTTTAACAACCTTGACTATTTGAATGTTTCCATTTTCCATGGACATCAAAGTTTACGTGTTTTAAATCTAAGCAACAATTATTTTACCGATATCGATTTTGACATTTCGCATTTAACGTTACTTCAAGTTCTTGATTTATCGAATAATCGAATACAAAAGTTTAGCGAAAAGTCTATGAAGAAATTAGACGTCCTGTTTGGTTCGTCGAATGTAAAATTAAACCTTGGAGAAAATATCTTACAATGCAGCTGTGATGCTATTTCATTCATTGAATGGTTACTTGACAAACAGGACTATTTTTCCGCTAAAAATGAGACGAAATGTAAATTCGCAAATGGAACAACTATTTTTTTGACAGACTTTAGAAGTACAATGTTGCAACTGAAAGAGAATTGTGCATCACGCCTCGTTCTGATAATTTGCATTTCTATATCGATTACGTCAATGTTAGTTATCGCGATAATTGgaattgtatatagatatagatgGAGATTGAGATATGCATACTACATGATAAAGAGTAAATATAAACGAGACAATATCGCCCAAACTGATGAACAGGAATACACATACGATGCTTTCATATCCTATGCCGACAATGAACAAGATTTTATTGTAAGAGAGTGTATACCGAATCTAGAAGAAGGAGGCAATGCAAAACTATGCATCCATAAACGTGATTTTTTGCCCGGAAACGAGATTACGTATAATATAACTAATTCTATACACGAAAGTAGAAAGGTAGTGTGTATCATAACAAAGTCTTTTCTGGATTCATACTATTGCATGTTTGAATTTAACATGGCTAGAATGGAAAGTATTTATTCCAGAAGTAAAGAAAACATATTGTTTTTAGTATTCTTAGACCAATTTCGATCAAAAGATCTTCCTCTTATTATgcttgaacatgttcaaaacgaTTCCTATATCGAATACCCAAATGATGAACAGGGAAATGTTGTATTCTgggagaaaataaaagaaattttgaaataa